Genomic window (Candidatus Nitrosocosmicus franklandus):
TATTCGTCAAGTGTCACATAAGCCCCATGACCTGTAACCTCCTTGACAGTTACTATAACAATTTCCCCTAACTCGGGGAGTTTCTTAGTGTCTGAAATACTCACCATGTTTTAACCATTTTGTTAGATTAATTAATTTTGCTTTTCTCCTGCATTAAAAATCTATTCCCTTTTTGGCTCTAATTCCTTTCTTATATGGGTGCTTTACTTCCTTCATTTCTGTGACTAAATCTGAAATGTTTAATATTTGATCGGTCATATGGTTTCCCGTTAAAATTACGTTGACACATTGTGGCTTATTTCGAAGGATTGAAATGAGTTCGCCTTCTTCGATTAATTTCAATTTTAAGGCATAATTGACTTCATCTAGAATGACTGTATCGTACTTTAATGAATTTATTTTTTCTTTGGCTATTTCTAGGGCACTTTTAGCGGAATTGATATGCTCACTAATGTCATGATCATCGTCTAATATTCCCACAAATCCCTTTCCAGCTATAATTAATTCGAAGTTCGGCCTTAACCTATTTGAGCTATAGATCTCTCCGTAATTCCATTCCCCCTTGATAAATTGGATCATACATACGTTCATATCGTATCCTATGGCTCTTAATGCAACACCTAATGCTGCTGTAGTCTTACCCTTGCCGTTTCCAAAATATGTGATAATCAGACCATTGCTCATATATTATCTATTTTACAAATTAGGTTTAGATTCTTGCGTCATTGCATGTCACGGTTGTAAAGGGCATGTGCGCAACTAATTTAGAAATATTCATTTGATTTTTAATCAATTTTTGAACTTTAAAATGGATATAAACATGTTTCTTTGTTTCTCGTGAAATAGTTTTTTTCTCTCCCAATACTCCTATACCTACTATTTTTAACTTGATTGCAGTAAATTATTAAGATTGCTCTTACGTCGTGCAAGCATGTCTATATCCGTAGTTAATATGACTGTCCTTATTTTCTGACATCATATCTACTTGAATAGGTGGAATTATTTATGCCGATGAGAATATGATAGTTGAACCATGGTACATTTTACGCCCAAAGAATTAGAGTTTATTAAAGATAATGAATGCTGTAGACTTGCGACGTCTAGTGATGATAAACCACATGTAGTACCTGTTTCATATTTGTTTCATGCAGACCAGTTTTATATTGCCACAGACTATAATACGAAAAAATTTTCCAATATCAAAAAAAATCCAAACATTAGTCTTGTGATTGATGTATATAAACAGAATGGAAATAGAGGATTAACTTTACAGGGTGTTGCAAGAATATACGAACAAGGTCCCATATTTGCTGACATATACTCACGGTTTTACCAGAAATTTGAGTGGGTAAGAAACGATCCCTGGAAAGAGTATGAGGCTCCAATTATAGAAATAACTGTCATATCAAAAAGCAGTTGGGGGATTAATTAGATTGTCAGCAAAGTATCAATTCAAAGAAGCAGCTGGTTATGTCTGTAAGTTATTGTATCCAATTCCAATTTCATATTATGAGGGAAATGGCGATCTGATATCTATTTGTACATTGTCAAGTATTGATTTATTAAAAAAAATTGCAAGGGATAATAATATCATGGAGAAGGTTGTTCTCGCAGGACGTTTGTTTTCTGAAAATAAGGGTATTGACTCTCTTGTGACTTTTTGTTGTATAAGATCTTTGGACATGAAGTATCTGATTCTATGTGGTAAAGATACAAAGGGACATTATCCTGGCGACGCATTAATGAACCTAATGAATTACGGAATTGATACAGAAGGTAGAATAATAAACTGCATTGCACCTTATCCTTACCTGACAATTAATTCGCATCTTGTCGACAAATTCAGAAAAAAAATAACGATAATCGATATGAGAGGCTGCCTGGACTTGTATGAAATCAAAAACAAAATAAAAATTCTTATTTAATCTTTCTGCTACACAGAATTTGCTCTGTTTCTTTTTCTGTTTCTCCTCTGCTCTTGCCTCTTAAGGTCAATGAACCATTATTGCCATTTTTGTCTCTGCTTTGAATATACTCTCGGTAGTCTTCATCTATCTCCATTGCTGCCTGTAAAATCTTGCTCTTTATTGTATTAGATGAATTGATAAACATCTTTGTATCTTTGGGTAGGCAGTGACCTCCTATTCCATCCCTTGGTTCTAGTATCTCAACATTCCATTTGGTGTTGAGAGATTCCCTCAACTCTGGAAAGCTTATGCCATTTCCTTTACAATAAAGATATAGTTCTTCTGCAAATGATATCTGAAGGTATCTGTGTGCGTTTTCAATTATTTTTGTTAATTCGGCTACTTCAACTGAAGATACTGGATGCATTGGTATACCTAGGCTTCTTTTTTTGTTTAATTTGGTAGTAATAGAGCTTGAAGATTTTGTTTTGCTTTTTGCTTCCAGAGTTGTTGCTACTGACAAAGAGTGGTCTACCATTGAGGATGAGGATGAGGATGGCAATATTGCCTTATCTTCAAGTCTTCCATCATAAAAGTTGAGTCCATGTTGCAGACAACAGCTACTAACACCACCTATTATTCGCAGCTGATTGACACCGTGAATGTCTTCTTCTAATGCATACCACCTGTGAGGTGCATGTACTACATGAAGTCTGTGATCTAATTTCTCAAATACTCTTTTTGATGTGCCTTTTGGAATTGTACTTTCAATTGATATGAGTGCACCGGTCTTTGCTTCCCTTGATATCTTTTCTACAACTGACATTAATCCCTCTACTTGGGGTGAGAACATGTCATCTGGTCTGTGTGTAGAAACACAGATAATAAGTACGTCAAAGTCACCAAAGTTTGTAGCTGGTTTTATTCCATATTTTGATTCAGCTGACTGCATGGCTTTTTGATTGATATCGTAACCATAGGTATCAAATCCATGTTCTTTAACATATTTTGCAACTGGAAGACCAAGTTGACCAAGGCCGATAATAACTACTTTATCGTAGTTTTTTTCATAATTATAATTATACATTCTCTTAGTTACTTCTTAAAAATACAAGGGTAGATTAAATAATGATTTCTTATGATTCTATTATTATATAAATCTATTACTTTTTACTATAATAATTTCTAGTATGCTTTAAATCCTATCATGATCTGTAAAATCTAACACTGTTCAGGAGTTTAAGAAATTGTTTTTTGGATATACAATATTACAATGAATTACACTGTTAATTGATTTCTGAAGCAATGCTTTAACATGAACATACCTTATCAAATCATTATAGAACAGTTCGTAACAAAATGGTTGGCTATTCTCACTTTCTACTCTGTGAATTAAAAGGTTAGTAAAAACAACATTTATTCTCTTGGTTAGTGCCATTAATGCCATTTCTCTAACAACCTTTCTAACTTCGAATCTTATTTTAGATCTGTGACTATTAAGAAATAAAATCAGTAAATCATCAATCACTATACAGTCTATATTCAATAATTTCGTCTTTTTTAACAAACCAGCAATATTCTCTGGTTCATATATTCTCACAAATGATATATTTTTCAGATGTGCTGTTATTTCTTTATTACCAAATCTATGGGATTCTTCTAAATAATCGCGTATTCTTTCTGGCCTAAAATTACCCGAGCAGTCAATATAGAGGATCCGTTTATTTTCAATGGTGTAGACAGCACAGAGCATATGTAATATGGATGTCTTGCCTGACCCCCTTTCTCCTACAATTTCAATTAGACTACCTTTTTGTCTACAATATAGTAACAAATCATTTATCTTGTCTATATGAGGGATTATAACAATTCCTTATTCTTATGAAATAAAAACCTTAATGGCCTACTGGGGTAGAGGAAGCTTTTTATTGTAGCCTAGGGTCCTTTCACACTTGATTAACAATATGGCATCATCACCTTCCCAACAACCTACCAAAAGACCATTGAATATACTACAGCGCTCCTTAAATAGAAAAGTTGCTGTAAGGTTGAAAAGTGAAATTGAATACAGGGGTAAAATGTCAAACGTAGATTCCTATATGAATCTCATACTAGTAGATGCAGAGGAATTTGATGGTTCCGATCTGTTGGCAAACTACGGTAAGGTAGTTATAAGAGGAAATAATGTTCTTTTTATAAAGTTAGAAAAGGAATTTTAGATTTGAGAAAATGAACTAAATAAAAGCGATAACAATGCAACCAAGAAAGTTTATTTTTACATCTGAGAGTGTAACAGAAGGTCATCCTGACAAGATTTGTGATAGAATTTCTGATTCAATTCTTGACGAGTTTCTGAGACACGATCCAGATTCTAGAGTGGCAGTTGAAGCAATGACTACTACTGGGGTAGTAATTGTAGCTGGCGAAGTGACATCCAGAATTAAATTAGATATACAAGAGATTGTAAGGAACGAAATTAATGATATTGGATACAATAAACCCGAGTACGGATTTGATGGAAACACATGCTCAGTTTTGGTCTCTCTTCACGAACAAAGTCCTGATATATCTATCGGCGTTACGTCAAATCAAGATAGAGAACAGGGTGCTGGAGATCAGGGTTTAATGTTTGGATTTGCCATAAATGAAACTAAAGAGCTAATGCCTCTACCTATAACTTTGGCCCATAATCTTTCGTTGCGCTTATCTGAAGTAAGAAAGAAGAGAATACTGGACTGGGTTAGACCTGACGGAAAATCCCAGGTATCAATTATTTATGAAGATAATGTTCCAAAATTTATTGATACAATTGTTCTATCTACTCAACACTCTCCTGATATTTCGCAGGAACAATTGAAGGAAGATATTGTAAAGAATGTGATCGATCCAATATGCAATGACTGGATAACGCCGGAAACAAAAGTGTTTGTTAACCCCACAGGCAGGTTCGTGATAGGCGGTCCTCCTGGTGACACAGGTTTAACTGGAAGAAAAATAATTGCAGATACATATGGAGGCATGGGAAGACACGGTGGAGGTGCATTTTCTGGTAAGGATCCGAGTAAAGTTGATAGATCGGCCTGTTATATGGCTAGATATATTTCAAAGAATATAGTATCTTCTGGATTAGCTTCTAAATGTGAAGTTCAAATAGCCTACGCTATTGGTGTTGCAAAACCGGTGTCTATTATGGTTGATACGTTTAAAACCTCAAATGTCAGTGAGGAAAAAATTGAAACAAAGGTAAAAGAAGTTTTTGACACTAGTCCTGCAGGGATAATAAAGACACTAGATCTCAAAAGACCCATCTACAAGAAGACCTCTGCTTACGGACATTTTGGAAGACGTGACCCTGATTTTATATGGGAGCAAACAGATAAAGCTGAAATCTTGAAAACATTAAAATAATTATGATTACCTTTTAGAGTCTTTGCTCTCTTATTTATAGTAAAATCAGGTGAATGTATGTTTTTTGGCTAGTTCCACAGATCAAATTCCAAATGACTTAACGATAGCTGAGGAGGAACAGGACCTCCCCAAGGAAATTAAGGAAAAGAAAAAGAAAGGACAATTGCGCACTGGTCTAACAACCGGCACTACTGCATCAGCTGCTACGAAGGCTGCATTGTACACACTCTTGACAAAGAAAATCGTCCATGAAATTCAAGTAACCCTTCCTAAGGGCATGATGGTAAAACTACCAATAAAATGGACCCAAGTAACGCATTCATCTGTTACATGTGCTGTGATCAAAGATGGGGGAGATGATCCTGACGTAACTCATGGAGCAGAAATTTGTTCTACAGTGGAGTTTACATCTGATATCGGGACTATTCAAATAGAGGGAGGTGTAGGTGTGGGAAAAGTAACTAAACCAGGTTTAGGATTGCCTATAGGTAGCTGGGCCATAAATCCAGTTCCAATGAAAATGATCAAGGATTCTGTTAATGAAATATTGACTTCTATTGCTCCGTCGCCAAGTTCAGTTGGTCTGAGGATAACAATTGCTGTACCTAAAGGTGCAGAGTTAGCACTTAAGACTGATAATCCTAGATTAGGAATTTTAGGAGGTATTTCAATTCTAGGAACCACAGGGATAGTATTGCCGTATTCTACCGCATCATTTGCTGCAGCAATTAGACAGGGGTTAGATGTTGGAATAGCTCAAAAAGCAGATACATTTATCCTCACAACCGGTGGAAGGAGTGAGGATTTTATGAAGAAGTTATTAGGAGACAAATATCCTGACCATTGCTACGTTCAAATGGGTGATTTTGCAGGTTATAGTGTAAAACAATGCCATGATAAAGGAGTAAAAAAGATTTTTATTGGAGGATTCATCGGAAAATTGACCAAAATTGCGATGGGCGTAAAACAAACTCATGTAAGAGGTTCTCATGTAAGCATGGATTTCATGGCTCAATTGGCCAGAGAAGCGGGAGCTTCAGAAGAAATCATTAATTTGATTCTTAATGCTAATACTGCCAGACACGTTTCAGAAATAATTGATTCACATTCTACAACGGGTTTTTACAATCTTGTTTGTAGGGAAGCCGCGAGACAACTTGAAAGCTATTCGGGTAAAGATTTAAAAATTGAGGTGATTCTGTTTGATTTCGAAGGAAAATTAGCAGGAAGATTTTCGACGTGATTTATTGAATGTTCCACGGAACCTGGAAAAGGACGATAATCCTAATAGGATAAAAACAATATGATGTTTTTAAATGTAAATAGTGCATAGTGCACATATTATGATACAATTTCTTTATGAATCATTCATTTAAAACATTGTCCTCTCAAGTAGCAAAGAGATTTCTTAATTAGAAATATATTATAAGGTTTAGTACAGATTGCATTATCTTAGGTAGAAGAATTTCAATATGGATAATAACAATATTGTTCAAAAAACGGCTATAATAGCGATTACAAAAAAAGGTATTGGGCTTGCCAAACAAATCCAAACCATATTGGATGCTTCAGATGTTTATGCTCCTGACAAATTTAACGACTCTAATAATAAAATTACTTTTTTTAAAGAACCTGTCTCTCAAAAAATAGGAACTTTGTTTAGCAACTATTCGTCTTTAGTTTGTATCTTTTCACTAGGTGCAGTAATTCGATTGATTTCTCCATTTTTGAAGGATAAAAAATCTGATCCTGCGGTGATAGTTATCGACGATACTGCAAAATTTGTCATTAGTACTTTGTCTGGACATTTAGGTGGCGCAAATGAGTTGACCTTGAAACTTTCTAATTTTCTCCATTCTATTGCTGTAATTACTACTGCCGCAGATGTAAATAACACCATTGCAATTGATTTGCTTGGAAAAAAATTTGGGTGGGAAATTGAGGATTTCAAGAATGTTACGAGAGTCAGTGCGATGATGGTAAATGAGGAAAAAATCGGTGTCTATCAAGATACAGGAGAGAAAAATTGGTGGGATATGGATAATTTACCCAAGAATGTAATTATAGTTTCGGACAAAAATGATCTGTTAAGCGATGAAATCAAGGGTGCCATCATAATAAGTGATAAGACAATCTCAGATAAGGTTCTATTAGAAAAGTCTGTAATCTATCGACCAAAATCACTAGTCGTTGGTGTAGGTCTTCACTGGAATACTACAGAGGAAACAATTAGGACGGGGATACAAAAGGTCTTTGAAGAGTCTAACCTTAGTTTTAAGAGCATTAGGGCCATAACTTCATTAGAAAAGGGAAAACGTATAAGAGGGCTAGATGAGTTTTGTCAGAGGAATAATTTCCCATTGATTCTATTTCATAGAGATGAACTGGACAAAATAAGTGTTCCAAACCCTTCAGAGATAGTAGGAAAGTTTGAGGGAACATCAAGCGTATCTGAGGCTTCTTCTA
Coding sequences:
- a CDS encoding cob(I)yrinic acid a,c-diamide adenosyltransferase, whose product is MSNGLIITYFGNGKGKTTAALGVALRAIGYDMNVCMIQFIKGEWNYGEIYSSNRLRPNFELIIAGKGFVGILDDDHDISEHINSAKSALEIAKEKINSLKYDTVILDEVNYALKLKLIEEGELISILRNKPQCVNVILTGNHMTDQILNISDLVTEMKEVKHPYKKGIRAKKGIDF
- a CDS encoding pyridoxamine 5'-phosphate oxidase family protein is translated as MVHFTPKELEFIKDNECCRLATSSDDKPHVVPVSYLFHADQFYIATDYNTKKFSNIKKNPNISLVIDVYKQNGNRGLTLQGVARIYEQGPIFADIYSRFYQKFEWVRNDPWKEYEAPIIEITVISKSSWGIN
- a CDS encoding tetrahydromethanopterin S-methyltransferase subunit A produces the protein MSAKYQFKEAAGYVCKLLYPIPISYYEGNGDLISICTLSSIDLLKKIARDNNIMEKVVLAGRLFSENKGIDSLVTFCCIRSLDMKYLILCGKDTKGHYPGDALMNLMNYGIDTEGRIINCIAPYPYLTINSHLVDKFRKKITIIDMRGCLDLYEIKNKIKILI
- a CDS encoding NAD(P)-binding domain-containing protein, whose product is MYNYNYEKNYDKVVIIGLGQLGLPVAKYVKEHGFDTYGYDINQKAMQSAESKYGIKPATNFGDFDVLIICVSTHRPDDMFSPQVEGLMSVVEKISREAKTGALISIESTIPKGTSKRVFEKLDHRLHVVHAPHRWYALEEDIHGVNQLRIIGGVSSCCLQHGLNFYDGRLEDKAILPSSSSSSMVDHSLSVATTLEAKSKTKSSSSITTKLNKKRSLGIPMHPVSSVEVAELTKIIENAHRYLQISFAEELYLYCKGNGISFPELRESLNTKWNVEILEPRDGIGGHCLPKDTKMFINSSNTIKSKILQAAMEIDEDYREYIQSRDKNGNNGSLTLRGKSRGETEKETEQILCSRKIK
- a CDS encoding LSM domain-containing protein, producing MINNMASSPSQQPTKRPLNILQRSLNRKVAVRLKSEIEYRGKMSNVDSYMNLILVDAEEFDGSDLLANYGKVVIRGNNVLFIKLEKEF
- the metK gene encoding methionine adenosyltransferase → MQPRKFIFTSESVTEGHPDKICDRISDSILDEFLRHDPDSRVAVEAMTTTGVVIVAGEVTSRIKLDIQEIVRNEINDIGYNKPEYGFDGNTCSVLVSLHEQSPDISIGVTSNQDREQGAGDQGLMFGFAINETKELMPLPITLAHNLSLRLSEVRKKRILDWVRPDGKSQVSIIYEDNVPKFIDTIVLSTQHSPDISQEQLKEDIVKNVIDPICNDWITPETKVFVNPTGRFVIGGPPGDTGLTGRKIIADTYGGMGRHGGGAFSGKDPSKVDRSACYMARYISKNIVSSGLASKCEVQIAYAIGVAKPVSIMVDTFKTSNVSEEKIETKVKEVFDTSPAGIIKTLDLKRPIYKKTSAYGHFGRRDPDFIWEQTDKAEILKTLK
- a CDS encoding cobalt-precorrin-5B (C(1))-methyltransferase — encoded protein: MASSTDQIPNDLTIAEEEQDLPKEIKEKKKKGQLRTGLTTGTTASAATKAALYTLLTKKIVHEIQVTLPKGMMVKLPIKWTQVTHSSVTCAVIKDGGDDPDVTHGAEICSTVEFTSDIGTIQIEGGVGVGKVTKPGLGLPIGSWAINPVPMKMIKDSVNEILTSIAPSPSSVGLRITIAVPKGAELALKTDNPRLGILGGISILGTTGIVLPYSTASFAAAIRQGLDVGIAQKADTFILTTGGRSEDFMKKLLGDKYPDHCYVQMGDFAGYSVKQCHDKGVKKIFIGGFIGKLTKIAMGVKQTHVRGSHVSMDFMAQLAREAGASEEIINLILNANTARHVSEIIDSHSTTGFYNLVCREAARQLESYSGKDLKIEVILFDFEGKLAGRFST
- a CDS encoding cobalt-precorrin 5A hydrolase; this encodes MDNNNIVQKTAIIAITKKGIGLAKQIQTILDASDVYAPDKFNDSNNKITFFKEPVSQKIGTLFSNYSSLVCIFSLGAVIRLISPFLKDKKSDPAVIVIDDTAKFVISTLSGHLGGANELTLKLSNFLHSIAVITTAADVNNTIAIDLLGKKFGWEIEDFKNVTRVSAMMVNEEKIGVYQDTGEKNWWDMDNLPKNVIIVSDKNDLLSDEIKGAIIISDKTISDKVLLEKSVIYRPKSLVVGVGLHWNTTEETIRTGIQKVFEESNLSFKSIRAITSLEKGKRIRGLDEFCQRNNFPLILFHRDELDKISVPNPSEIVGKFEGTSSVSEASSIAGSKGNLIVPKYKFPPDLTVAISRVNKYD